The sequence CAGGGAGTCTCATTCAATCAATTATGTATGTCTCAAAAATATAAGTGCTCCCATGCTACAAACAATCAAATCTGAATTGAACACTCTTCTGCTTTCTTTCTCGCGAGCAAGAAGCACACCAGCAATTTGTGTTTTGAACTTGACTGTGTGAACAATAGTTGTTGGGAAGCTAACCTCCGCCCTATAAGTACACGCTAAAGAAAGTCGGAGGATGCAAAAAAAGCTTACATCTTTATTAATGATTGAAACATTCTTTCCTATCTTTGCGTTCTTGTCAATGATACATTTCCTGTATAAGTGAAAccataatcaaattaaagaattctcaagtatgaaaatgaaatacatTTGTCAAAAAAGATAATATTCAATGTTCATTTaccttatttttgtattttcccCAATTCCAATCGGTACTTTCCCCTCTGCTAACAGGGAGGCAATCTCAGATTCTGTTTGGTAGTAGTCTGCTCCCATCATGAAAGTATCCTGTGGTTGTAAAACGTGTTAGAGATCTACACTTTACAACAAAATGTACTAGAAACAATAAGCTGCTGCATTTTTCacaaactaaagaaaataaatgtgtttGTTCAGGAATAGATTCAAAGGAAGATAAAAATTAGGGCTACACGCAAACCTTCAGTTCAACACCACAGTCTAAGCGCGATCTTTCACCCACTATGGAGTGTTCCACAGAGCAATCTCGCAAGAAACATCCATGAGAAATTATGGCATCCTTAATCTGAAAAAGCAGAGAATACAAAACTTATTAGAACCCACAAAAGACCAATTAATGCAAAACACTTGCAGTATTTACCCACTTACCTTGCAATTGTCTATCTTGGTTGGTGGAAGGAACCTAGGAGATGTGTAAAAAGGTGTTTTTGGATCGTAAAATTGGAACTCTGGAAACTGCAATGGAAATTAATCAGTTGGATTATGCACTGATGTAAAATAATTTCTGAGCTAGTCGTTAGAAGTACAAAGATGAATTTGCAACATGCCTCTTGTGTGAGCGCCAAGCTAGCATTATAGAAAGATTTAATTGTTCCAATGTCCTCCCAATAGTCTTTGAAAATGTATGCCTGACAAGATAGCATAAATTCATTAAAACTacaactaattttttatttgagcaACTAATGTACTCAATTCATAAAGATAATTTCAATCGAAAGATCCAAGATCCTTTACTTGAACATTGTAATCATCAATAGCTGCTGGTATAATTTCAGAGCCAAAATCATTAGAAGTGGGATAGCTCCATTTCAAGAGCTTCAACAATACATCTGTCTTGAATACATAAACTCCCATTGAAGCAATATAAGGGGATTTCTTCGCATCTTGTGGAGATAATCCAACAAGAGTAGTATCTACTTGCTGCAGCACAAGAAATAAATGAGTTAAATTCTAAAGGAACACTAGTCTGAATGTAAACCACAAAAATTTGTTTAGAAAGAAATCAGCACATATACTAAAAGAAAGAGTTCAACTAAACCTACCATTGCTTTAAGCTCAAAACCTTTTGGTTTTTCAGCAAACTGGACAACTCTGCCTCTGCTGTCAATCTTGACCAGCCCAAAATCTGATGCTCGGCTGATAAGTAAAGCTTAAATCTCAGCTTAACATAATTACAATAAGGTATTAAAAAATGTGGTGATGTTTTTACTTTGAAGTAATGTATAGCGTATGCATATCATTTTTAGAGGAGAAGCATTCTTTCTCCATCTTGTTTCTGATCTCACTCAATTCACTTAACCAATACTAGTTGTTTCTTATTGGAATTTAAACAAACCTGTCCTCAGCTGGTGCACATGAAAGAGTAATATCAGCATTTCTGTCAATATGGTTCTGTTTGAAGATCGGAGGCAGTCAGAAActttgttttttaaaagaaaaaaaaaaggcaaacaAAGAATGAGGAGTGTGTAGGTAGTTAAAGTTGACATACCTGCACCAACTCCATATAATCCATCCTATAAAGATGATCCCCAGATAATACAAGGATATTTTCAATATTCTTGTTCTTAGCGTCCTGCAAGAATTGGTTGCGTTGTAAACACAAAAGTAGTATATGTCTGTACATAACAACtgattcaagaaaaaataatgaaacattTTTCAGAAATTATATCCGGTCGACAGAAGAGAGCAGTGGTGGATTAGTGTCCTAAAGATTTGTAGAGACAAACCTCAAAAACCCATATAAATTTTCTGACAGCATCTGCTGTTCCTTGAAACCATTTTTTTCCTGCTTCCCCAGGTGTCTGAGTTGCAGCTAGTACCTGTTTAATGACGGAATCCCTTTCAGTCAGTAAAACGAAGCAAGAAagcagaaaaaaaaatgaaaataatcatcAGAAATTGTTACAGATTTTTTGTGAACAATTCACTTGGAGGACCAGCAAATTTACTCATATTAATTAGCTCAGCTGTCATATCTAGCAAGACTAATCCAGAAGTATAGTCTCAAACCTCGACAAATCCATCTCCAAAGCTCACACCATTGCCAAAATACGTTCGAGCAATGTGACGATTCAGGGCAGCAGAATTGTACTGTGTCAGCACAAAAATCTTGTTAATAGCACTGTTGATACAGTTGCTCATTGGGATGTCTATCAGCCTGTAGCATCCTCCAACCGGAACCTGGTGCCATGTTGCACAAAACATCAGAATCTTAAGAAATTGACTACGGAGTGGACATCAACTTGCAATCTTGTACACCTATTCTATCTATTGTTAATCGATGTAGAAATCAAAAAATAacatatcattaaaaaaaaatctgaaatttaacACGAGATAAACAAAAGTAACTTGGAAGAGAGTTTTAACTGGACATTAAGCatctaaaacaaaaaattgataaaacttTCATGAGCAAAGACAAATCTCTTACAGCAGGGGTTGCAGTTCTACTTGTAAGTGGGAATAACTTGGTCCCTTCGCCTCCTCCTAATATGACTGCAGCCACATCCTTGGGATTTGCCCGGCGTCTCTCAAGACGTGGCATATCTACGAACTACATAAGTCCAACAAACAATCACAATCACAGACTGATGCAGATAAATATTGTAAGCTTAACCGAACAGAATATCTTCTCAACACGAAACAAATATATAGCAAAAGACTAGTActagaacttcaacaaaatTAAACTC comes from Solanum pennellii chromosome 1, SPENNV200 and encodes:
- the LOC107008126 gene encoding glucose-1-phosphate adenylyltransferase large subunit 1; this encodes MDTCCAAMKSTVHLGRVSTGGFNNGEKEFFGEKIRGSLNNSLRINQLSKSLKLEKKEKKIKPGVAYSVITTENDTETVFVDMPRLERRRANPKDVAAVILGGGEGTKLFPLTSRTATPAVPVGGCYRLIDIPMSNCINSAINKIFVLTQYNSAALNRHIARTYFGNGVSFGDGFVEVLAATQTPGEAGKKWFQGTADAVRKFIWVFEDAKNKNIENILVLSGDHLYRMDYMELVQNHIDRNADITLSCAPAEDSRASDFGLVKIDSRGRVVQFAEKPKGFELKAMQVDTTLVGLSPQDAKKSPYIASMGVYVFKTDVLLKLLKWSYPTSNDFGSEIIPAAIDDYNVQAYIFKDYWEDIGTIKSFYNASLALTQEFPEFQFYDPKTPFYTSPRFLPPTKIDNCKIKDAIISHGCFLRDCSVEHSIVGERSRLDCGVELKDTFMMGADYYQTESEIASLLAEGKVPIGIGENTKIRKCIIDKNAKIGKNVSIINKDGVQEADRPEEGFYIRSGIIIISEKATIRDGTVI